One Campylobacter concisus DNA window includes the following coding sequences:
- a CDS encoding molybdopterin-dependent oxidoreductase, with translation MKRRDFIKFSALAATAAQASKIEGVTKTIFDQNKTFGANRFGLFWANTNSNQIVSVDPFEGDKFPNTMNNSLPDLIQNESRVLYPYVRKSYLKAKGAAKSELRGKEEFVRVSWETALDLAAKALKENFDKYGPESIYGECYWWGGSGKISWGRTVGHRMLKVLGGYVEESGDYSTGAGLVIMPHVLGNSAVYDAPTKWEAIAKNAKNVVFWGTDPLVTGQISWQPPTHDGYLGIKKIKEAGIKTYSVCVFKNDTTRYLGSEAIIVRPNTDVAMMLGMCHYLYENKLYDEEFIKKYTVGFNKFKDYLLGTTDKVVKDINWASKICGVKAEDIAKFATALAKEPSVIIAGRSLQRQDHGEMGFWGIVTLSAMLGQIGKEGLGFEFSLGYDSAGATDKIAPVLKGISTSISEKYDNVDGAPWKKFKNVTIPSSRSIEALQNPGKEIDYDGSKIKLPHMRVAYMASGSMFTRHQDVNNAVKAWRKFDTVITAEPFWTSTAKLSDIVLPVALEVERNDINQSVPTNEYIVAYKPVVEPMGESRSDYWICSQICKRWGREEVFTEGKDELGWAKEFYADAAEQAKGINVKMPSFDEFWKEGYVRFEQDDEASRYYTRLSAFRENPHKNRLGTPSGKIELYSPTIAKFGYKDFAPHVAWIEPFEWLGSEKAKKYPFSVTTPHSRYRLHSQLNNSIIRNYAEVCAREPMLINVNDAKAKGIATGDVVRVFNDRGEILVGALVTDIIPEHVIAICEGAWYDPEVLGEKSLCKHGCVNVLTRDKGTSSIAQSNCGHTILVNLEKYKGEIKPITAFSKPKILQSL, from the coding sequence ATGAAAAGGCGAGATTTTATAAAATTTTCTGCACTTGCTGCCACAGCAGCGCAGGCAAGCAAGATAGAGGGTGTGACAAAGACCATTTTTGACCAAAACAAGACCTTTGGCGCAAATAGATTTGGGCTATTTTGGGCAAATACCAACTCAAACCAAATCGTCTCTGTTGATCCATTTGAGGGCGATAAATTCCCAAATACTATGAACAACAGCTTGCCAGACCTCATCCAAAACGAAAGCCGCGTGCTCTATCCATACGTGAGAAAGAGCTATCTAAAAGCAAAAGGCGCAGCAAAGAGCGAGCTTCGTGGCAAAGAGGAATTTGTGCGCGTTAGCTGGGAGACTGCCCTTGATCTAGCAGCAAAAGCTTTAAAAGAAAATTTTGATAAGTATGGCCCTGAGAGCATCTACGGCGAGTGTTACTGGTGGGGCGGTAGTGGCAAGATCAGCTGGGGCAGAACCGTTGGTCACAGGATGCTAAAAGTGCTTGGCGGATACGTAGAAGAGAGCGGCGACTACTCAACTGGTGCTGGCCTTGTCATCATGCCTCACGTTTTAGGCAACAGCGCCGTTTATGATGCTCCGACAAAGTGGGAGGCTATCGCTAAAAACGCTAAAAACGTTGTATTTTGGGGCACTGACCCGCTTGTAACTGGTCAAATTTCATGGCAACCACCAACACACGATGGCTATCTTGGCATCAAAAAGATAAAAGAAGCAGGCATAAAAACTTATAGCGTTTGCGTCTTTAAAAACGACACCACAAGATATCTTGGCTCTGAAGCTATCATAGTTCGTCCAAATACCGACGTAGCAATGATGCTTGGCATGTGCCACTATCTATATGAAAACAAGCTTTATGACGAGGAATTTATCAAAAAATACACAGTTGGCTTTAATAAATTTAAAGACTACCTACTTGGCACAACTGACAAAGTGGTAAAAGATATCAACTGGGCGAGCAAAATTTGTGGCGTAAAAGCTGAAGATATCGCTAAATTTGCAACAGCACTTGCAAAAGAGCCAAGCGTCATCATCGCAGGTAGATCACTTCAAAGACAAGATCACGGCGAGATGGGCTTTTGGGGCATCGTAACACTTAGTGCGATGCTAGGTCAGATAGGCAAAGAGGGGCTTGGATTTGAGTTTAGCCTAGGATACGACTCTGCGGGCGCTACGGATAAGATCGCTCCGGTGCTAAAAGGCATCAGCACTAGCATCAGCGAAAAATACGACAACGTAGATGGCGCTCCTTGGAAGAAATTTAAAAACGTCACCATCCCATCTTCAAGATCGATCGAGGCTTTGCAAAACCCCGGCAAAGAGATAGACTATGACGGCTCAAAGATCAAGCTACCACACATGAGAGTGGCTTACATGGCGTCTGGATCGATGTTTACAAGGCATCAGGATGTAAATAACGCCGTAAAAGCGTGGCGTAAATTTGACACCGTAATAACCGCTGAGCCATTTTGGACAAGCACAGCAAAACTAAGCGACATCGTCTTACCAGTAGCCCTTGAAGTCGAGAGAAACGACATCAACCAAAGCGTGCCTACAAACGAATACATCGTAGCTTACAAGCCTGTCGTAGAGCCTATGGGCGAGAGCAGGAGCGATTACTGGATCTGCTCACAAATCTGCAAACGCTGGGGCAGAGAAGAGGTCTTTACAGAGGGTAAAGATGAGCTTGGCTGGGCGAAAGAATTTTACGCAGACGCAGCCGAGCAAGCCAAGGGCATAAATGTCAAGATGCCAAGCTTTGATGAGTTTTGGAAAGAGGGATATGTTAGATTTGAGCAAGATGACGAAGCTAGCAGATACTACACAAGGCTTAGCGCTTTTAGAGAGAATCCTCACAAAAACCGCCTAGGCACGCCATCTGGCAAGATAGAGCTCTACTCTCCAACTATCGCTAAATTTGGCTACAAAGACTTTGCGCCACACGTTGCTTGGATCGAGCCGTTTGAGTGGCTTGGCAGCGAAAAAGCCAAAAAGTATCCATTTAGCGTCACGACTCCGCACTCAAGATACCGCCTCCACTCACAGCTAAATAACTCAATAATCAGAAACTACGCTGAAGTATGCGCACGCGAGCCAATGCTAATAAACGTAAATGACGCCAAGGCAAAGGGCATCGCAACTGGCGACGTGGTAAGAGTATTTAACGACAGGGGCGAAATTTTAGTTGGCGCGCTTGTCACTGACATCATCCCAGAGCACGTCATCGCCATCTGCGAGGGTGCATGGTACGATCCTGAAGTGCTAGGCGAGAAGAGCCTTTGCAAGCATGGCTGCGTCAATGTCCTAACTCGCGACAAAGGCACATCTAGCATCGCTCAAAGCAACTGCGGACACACGATCCTTGTAAATTTAGAAAAATATAAAGGCGAGATCAAACCGATCACTGCGTTTTCTAAACCAAAAATTTTACAATCTTTGTAG
- a CDS encoding cytochrome-c peroxidase, whose translation MKKVLFWMVVSFCILSANSSFEPVLSSKYDEKQAYIGKKLFFDKRLSTTENYSCETCHNLYWNLSGTNSSYTSQKGVINPPSVLNSALNFLFFTDGRVRSLKDQVKESINSRNELNSNKDEIVKKVKSIGEYAILFNDAYGDGINYENIVDALVEFEKAVLSIDSPFDEYLAGNDDSINAEAKKGFELFNKIGCVACHNGRNLGGNLMQNVGLKDAGESRRLMRVPSLRNVTRTAPYLSSGEMSDLKEVIGFVSYHQLIHTLSSEELGQIYKFLQTLNGRRPRILNE comes from the coding sequence ATGAAAAAAGTTTTATTTTGGATGGTAGTATCTTTTTGTATTTTGAGCGCAAATTCATCATTTGAGCCAGTGCTTTCATCAAAATATGACGAAAAACAAGCCTACATCGGCAAAAAGCTCTTTTTTGACAAAAGGCTAAGCACCACCGAAAACTACTCATGCGAAACTTGCCACAACTTATACTGGAATTTAAGTGGTACAAACTCATCTTACACTAGCCAAAAGGGCGTCATAAACCCGCCTAGCGTGCTAAATTCGGCTTTAAATTTTCTATTTTTTACTGATGGCAGGGTAAGAAGCTTAAAAGATCAGGTAAAAGAGTCGATAAATTCTAGAAATGAGCTAAATTCAAACAAAGATGAGATAGTAAAAAAAGTAAAAAGCATAGGCGAGTATGCGATTTTATTTAATGACGCATATGGTGATGGCATAAACTACGAGAATATAGTAGATGCTTTGGTGGAATTTGAAAAGGCGGTTTTGAGCATTGATTCGCCATTTGATGAGTATCTAGCTGGCAATGATGACTCCATAAATGCTGAGGCGAAAAAGGGCTTTGAGCTCTTTAATAAAATAGGCTGTGTGGCATGCCACAATGGTAGAAATTTAGGCGGAAATTTGATGCAAAACGTAGGCTTAAAAGATGCAGGTGAGAGCAGACGCCTTATGCGTGTGCCTTCGCTTAGAAATGTAACAAGAACGGCTCCATATCTAAGCAGTGGCGAAATGAGCGATCTAAAAGAGGTCATAGGCTTTGTGAGCTATCATCAGCTGATCCACACACTAAGTAGCGAAGAGTTGGGGCAAATTTATAAATTTTTGCAAACGCTAAATGGACGCAGACCTAGGATACTAAATGAATAA
- a CDS encoding type II secretion system protein: MKKGFTMIELIFVIVILGILAAVAIPRLAATRDDAEIAKVATNIQTLVSDLGSYYTSQGKFKEASGATAAADGEVTADFAQMTNVPNPVKAKNEECLNLGTVNNKNGTVGATIKVGGLCQSVWNLPSMRSIAALITGTTTASNADVAAANGKLKFGGTGIKWE, from the coding sequence ATGAAAAAAGGTTTTACAATGATCGAGTTGATCTTCGTGATCGTCATTTTAGGCATATTAGCCGCAGTCGCTATACCAAGACTAGCTGCAACAAGGGACGATGCAGAGATAGCTAAAGTTGCTACAAATATACAAACGCTTGTTTCTGACCTAGGCTCTTACTACACTTCACAAGGTAAGTTTAAAGAGGCAAGTGGTGCTACGGCTGCTGCTGATGGCGAAGTAACAGCTGATTTTGCGCAAATGACAAATGTTCCAAATCCTGTTAAAGCTAAGAACGAAGAGTGTCTAAATTTAGGTACAGTAAATAATAAAAACGGTACTGTTGGAGCTACTATTAAAGTTGGCGGACTATGTCAATCAGTATGGAATTTACCTTCTATGAGAAGTATAGCGGCGCTAATAACAGGTACCACAACTGCATCTAATGCTGACGTTGCAGCTGCTAATGGTAAATTAAAATTTGGTGGTACTGGCATTAAGTGGGAATAA
- a CDS encoding type II secretion system protein, translating into MIEPIFVIVIMGILTAVIISKINATREDAKLTKVMSEIAVAIQDINTYYISEGKLAIDTKNNRVDFRVMTNAGVVDSSGDLGFFAKNEKCISLKFFAADQSCLGVDISEQGLCKKLWEAPEFKRFSQTMIKPAQGALPAHISFSAVRIVF; encoded by the coding sequence ATGATTGAGCCAATTTTTGTAATAGTCATTATGGGAATACTGACCGCAGTTATCATCTCTAAGATAAACGCCACAAGAGAGGACGCCAAGCTTACAAAAGTTATGTCAGAGATAGCAGTTGCAATTCAAGACATAAATACCTACTACATATCAGAAGGCAAGCTGGCTATTGACACCAAAAATAACAGAGTTGATTTTAGAGTGATGACAAATGCTGGGGTTGTAGATAGCTCTGGTGATCTTGGCTTTTTTGCTAAAAATGAAAAGTGCATTTCATTAAAATTCTTTGCCGCAGACCAAAGCTGCTTGGGAGTAGATATTAGCGAGCAAGGCCTATGTAAAAAACTTTGGGAAGCTCCAGAATTTAAGCGCTTTAGTCAGACCATGATAAAGCCAGCACAAGGAGCATTGCCAGCTCATATCAGCTTTAGCGCTGTTCGCATCGTTTTTTAG